gcggGGGGGTGCGGGGGCACGGGGAGGTTTGctaggggtggggggatttgcggGGGGGTGCGGGGGCACGGGGAGGTTTGctaggggtggggggatttgcgggggggggtgcgggggcacGGGGAggtttgctggggtggggggatttgcggGGGGGTGCGGGGGCACGGGGAggtttgctggggtggggggatttgcggGGGGGTGCGGGGGCACGGGGAGGTTTGctaggggtggggggatttgcggGGGGGTGCGGGGGCACGGGGAGGTTTGCTAGGGGTGGGGGGCTTTGCGGGTGGTGCGGGGACTCGGGGAggtttgctggggtggggggatttgcggggggggtgcgggggcacGGGGAGGTTTGctaggggtggggggatttgcggGGGGGTGCGGGGACACGGGGAGGTTTGctaggggtggggggatttgcggGGGGTGCGGGGACTCGGGGAggtttgctggggtggggggatttgcggggggggtgcgggggcacGGGGAGGTTTGctaggggtggggggatttgcggGGGGGTGCGGGGACACGGGGAGGTTTGCTAGGGGTGGGGGAACTTGGGGGGATTTATTTCTTCCAAAGCTGCCCCCAGCTGGAATGACCAGACCAGCCCTTCCACAGCCTGGGACCTTGCCAGGGGGTTGGCGTTGCCCCTCCCCGTGGGCAGCCGGGCTATCTGAGGTTTGGTCCCCTGCACTCCCTGGGTGCTGACCTCTGGCAGCCCTGCGGTGCGAGGAGCCTGCGCTCCTTTGACTCGGTTTCTGGGGTGCTGGGCTAGAGCCAGCAAGTGCGGATCTGGTCTCGCCACTGGCTGGGGGTCTGACGGGTCCTAGCCCCACTCAGCTGCTACTCAGGGGGAGGCGGGTGGGTACGGGTTGCTTTGGAGCTTGGCGTCACAGTGTGGGGGGGCCCATATCTAgccatgtagattttttttgcagGGTGGGGGGACTAAATGCATCTAGAGGGTTGTCCTACTGTAGACAGCAGTGGgtttggaactggggtaccggtGGGGCAGCATGGGGttgtggggccttgggtggagtcATGGGGTTACTCACTCCTTGATCTGTAGCAGTCTGGCTTGGAGAGCAGCTGCAGAGAATGGGATGGGAGagacctcccttcccccagcccagtgTTGGGGTGAGTGACGTGCTCCCAGGGGTGTCCAGAGCCAATGAGGGGCAATTTGGACTCTGGGTTCAACCTGCTGCCGCTTCCCCTCTCTCCACAGAAGGCGTGTGCCCTGCTGCCTGTGACTGATTGTGGGGCTCCCCCGCCTGTCGAAGAGCAAGCGGAGCCTCTGGGCCTGAGCGAGCCTACGGGCTCCTTCACCCCCCCCAGCATGGGCAAGAAGGGCAAAGTGGGGAAGAGCCGCCGGGACAAGTTCTACCGCCTGGCCAAGGAGACAGGTGAGCGGGGGCAAGGGTCGGTATCTGCTGAGTTCTGGGGGCGTCTTTCCCGAGATGTGACTCTGCCCCTCAGCACCCACATCCTACCTCTGCTGGGCCACGGCCTCGCACGCATGGCCCGGCCTGGGCTGTGCTCCCTGCCATAAGTTACTCTGTTTGTTTCCACACTTCCTGCCCTGCAGCGGCTGCTGGGGAGTTTGTGACAGGCACCGAGCTGGTCTTGTCCCCCCTTGCAGCTGCAGAGTGCAGAGCTGGGACTCACCCAGATCCCTGGAAAGCTCTGACTGTCCCTCCCTTTAGGCTTTCGCTCACGATCCTCGTTCAAGCTGATTCAGCTCAACCGGAAGTTCCAGTTCCTGCCGAAATCCCGTGCGCTGCTGGACTTGTGTGCAGCCCCTGGCGGCTGGTGAGTGTCAGGGGCCACAGCTGCCCTGTCAGAACCCAggggaccctcctgcctgccGGCTCTTGGAACGGGGGCTGGCAGGTACCCCTGGGGGCCCCTTGGTGACAGGAGGCAGGAATGTCCTGGCTGGCTTGGCAGAGCTCCAGCCTGCTCACTTACATTTTGGGAAGGCCCAGAGCCCATGTGCAGCCCTGCCTACTTCCTGGGCACCATCAGTGGCTAACAAAACTGAGTCTTGGGGCAGAAGAGCAATTGTGCGGCGGACACACGCTGTCCAacatccccgcccccccgggcTGGCAAACAGCCTTGTGGCCATGGCAGGCTGCTGCCAGGGGGCAATTCGTGGCACTCCAGGGGACGCCAGAGCTATCCTGTCCCAAACCCTGGGTGGCTGTCCGGTAGTGGGCAGCTCCCAAGAGCAGGCAGTCGCTGGCAAGAGATCAGCGCCCaggcctggagctgctgctggtgcattGCCTGTCCTTAGGGACCCCAGGGAGCTctccctgctctggctctgcCAGATGAGGTATCACAGGTGTCTCCCCATGAAAGATGAGGGTAGAGTCCTCCAGGGCAACACATCTGTCCCCAGCCGAGGCAGCGTGGACTGGGCGGGGTTGCTGTGAGTCAGGGGAGTAGCTCCCTATGCTACCAGACCCTCCAAGCTGGACCCCCCACTATGCCCTCCACCCAGTCTCGGACCAGCCTGGAGTGGGGGTGACCCCAAACAGCCATATCTGTGGGCTGCGTAGAGACTCATTGGGGTGCCAGGCCCCAAGGGATGGTTGCGGAGCCCCACGCCTCTTGGGTTTCTCCTCTGTCAGAGTCAGTCCTGTGGGACTCGTTTCCTTTCCTGtgatggggggctgtgtgggtCATTATGGGGGGGCGAAGCAGGAAGCTGAGGCCTTACGCTGTCTCTGGccctctcttctctccacaggcTGCAGGTGGCCTCCAAGTTCATGCCAGTTTCGAGCCTCATTATTGGTGAGTGAGGGGAGCGTGGGTCCAGGGGCAGGACGGCATGTCTGGGGGGCTGGGCCTAGGAGAGAAGGGGCAGTTGCTGAGGGGCTGGTTGGGAAGGGGACACTGTCCCTCCTGATGACTGGGGCGGGTGCCACCCCTCATGGGAGTTGGGGGCTGTTGAGAACGGGGCAGCACCCCcgttgggggagggggtccagCAGATGctgagtgtctctctctcctaGGGGTGGATTTGGTCCCCATTAAGCCCATCCCCAACGTGGTGACGCTGCAGGAGGACATCACCACGGAGAAGTGTCGCCAGGTAATTGCCACCCCACAatgcctcctgaaccccaacagCCGGATGCTTTAGTGCATATCTCCCGTTCCTTTTTCTGGGGGAATTGGGGGCATCATGTCCACCCGCCCCCCAGAGGCGTCTCTGTGGCGGGATCCCTGAGCCACCAACCCTGGTTTCCCTTGGGGGGAGTGGCTCAGCCACTCAGTGCTGGGGCGCAGATTCTGTAGGCAGGCAAAAGCGTTGGTCTTGGGGTGTTGGTGGAGAGGCCTGGCGTGGGGAGAGGGGCGGCAGGCTCACTATGTGCCCTCGCCCCCCTCTCCCACTCTGCTGTAGGGAATGtgagggggactgtcctggcagggagggtgtcccagGCTCACCCCCTGCCCTCGCCCCCCAGGCTGTGCGCAAGGAACTGCAGACATGGAAGGTGGACGTGGTGCTGAACGACGGGGCCCCCAATGTGGGGGCCAGCTGGGTGCATGATGCATATTCCCAAGGTACGTCCCCCACTCGCCTGGCAGCACTGGTCCCTGTGATAGCCGAGGGTTCAGCTCCATCCCTTGCACCCTGGAGCTGCAGCGCAGTCCCTGCGTCCAGCTCAGCAGTCCTGTGTCCCATCGCCCCTGTCCCCCAGTGCAGGAGCAAAGGGCCTGCTGGGGCCAGCCCAGTTACGAGGGATTGGGACCCTCTGGCTGTAGCCCGGCACTGTTGGTCGGATGCTCCAGTGCAGAGAGCGGCAGGAGGCCTGGGTCCCGTGGAAGTGTGAGACGCcccaggggagggaaaggagcacGACTTGCAGCGCCCGGCAAGTGTCTGTGGAGTTGTTTCCTCAACAGGCCCAGGGCTGAGTCCGGCCCTGCCCTATCCTTCCCCTCAGGCACCACAATGACAGGCACCGTGGGAACCAGAATCAAGCTGGATCCCACTCCCTAGCCACGCCCCGGCCTGCTGCGCTTGGAGCCACTGGGAGCGAGGGCTCAATGGGGTTGGCTATGGCACTGACCCACCTCCATTCTCCACTTCAGCCAACCTGACGCTCATGGCCCTGAAGTTGGCCTGTGAATTCCTTTCCAAGGGTGGCTGGTTTATCACAAAAGTCTTCCGCTCCCGCGACTACCAGCCCCTCCTGTGGATCTTCCAGCAGTTTTTTCGCAAGGTGCAGGCCACCAAGCCACAGGCCTCCCGCAATGAGTCGGCCGAGATCTTCGTCGTCTGCCagggtgagctggggccaggggttgctgggtgggaagggggggagtCACTGGCTGACATCTCTGATCCTTTCCTTTTCCCTCTCCCAGGATATCTGTCCCCAGATAAAATTGACAGCAAATTTTTTGATCCCAAATTTGCCTTCAAGGAAGTTGAGATTCAGGCCAAATCTGTGAGTGAGCTGGTGACCAAAAAGAAACCAAAGGTACAAGTGAGCAGTCCGGGGGGCTTGGCTGTGAGGGGAGGTCCTTTGGGTCAGGGAGAGTAGCCCCCAGGGATGAGGAGAGGGGTGCACAGCTTAgagtggggccgggggaggctgTAGCACTTGGACCCTGCCGAGTGGAGCCTGCTGCTTACTCATCCCATCTGGCTAGTAATATATATGCTTGGCACTTCAAACGCGCTAATTTCCCAAAGCCGAGGAAAACTATGAGTGAAATTGCCTGGGAGGAAAAATGTAGACAGGCaaatgaatgaaaattgggagCCCTTTTAGGGAGTGTGGCCAAAAAGCCATAATTCTACAATCAAGAAAGAATTTTGCCTAAAATTCCATCCTGGTTCAGTGGTGAAGAGAAAGTGACAATTAGACataaaaaagcaatatataacaCATGGGGGAAAAAGGGGAAATGCATAGCAATGGATATGAATTCAAAGTTATGGAgggtagaaaattgataagggaagccaaagAGATCAGGGTAAACTCCCTGGTTTGCAGAGCTAAGGACAATAAAGAGTTTAAGGATATTAGGAATAAAATAATTGCTAGCAATGGTATAGGCCTATTACACTCGGGGGAGATGGTAAAGTTATTAATATAGAAAAGGCAGAGAAGTTTTTAATGAATATTTGTGTATTTGGCAAGAAGCAGGATTATGTTATCGTATTACATGAGGATGGTGAAATAGTTTCTAGTCCATTAGTAACCAAGGTGGATGTTAAAAATCGTCTACTaggaacaaacattttaaaatcagcaagtcaCTAGCAAATAACTAGCACCCAAAAAGTCCTAAAAGAGTGGGCTGAGAGAATCTCTAGCCTACTGATGTTAATTCATGCCAGTCAGCgtgatgtggtggtggggggggggggtttcttgtcaaacaaacctgatttcattcttcgAAAGGTTCTTGTCTTAGTACTGCACAACAGGCTAACTAAAAACGTAGCACTGAGCAGTACCTGCGAAGCACGCAGTGAGTGGATTAAGATCTGGGGAACTGACAGATCTCAGAAAGTGTTTGTCCGTATGGCATCGTCATCAAATGGGCGAGTGTCCAGTGAGGTTCCACAGGGACTGGTACTAGGCCTGACCTCATTCAAAGTTTTCATCAGTCGGGAAGGAAATAACAAAGGTGCAACTGAGCCAGAGATTTGTGGAGTGAGACATACCGATTGGGACAGGGTAGCGCTATGGAGCGATCAGGATCGCAGGGTGATCTGGACCCATTCAAACACCAGGTGTTTTAATTCAGCCAAAAGCAAGGTCATGTGTCTAGGCCCGTACCTGCAGAATGTGGGCCTGTGtcctggaaagcagggactctGGACAGGACCTAGGAGTCTTCGTGGACAAGTAGCTGCCCAGGAGCTCCAGGTGTGATGCTGATGTGACCCGTGGCTGTGTGAAGAGGGGGGTCGAAGCAGAGTTCTGTATGGCACTGCTGGGATCGACGCTGGAGATCGCACCCCAGTCAGGGGTCCGCATTCGAAAAGATGTTGACGTATtcgagagggttcagaaaagagccacaaaaccGATTCGGGGGCTGGCGAAGAGGCCAGAGAGCGACACGCAGAGCTCACTCTGTTTCGCTGATCACAGAGCAGACTGAGAGTTGACATGACGACAGTGATTTAATCTTCACGGGGAGAAAATACTGGTGACTAACAGGCTCATTAAGGGCGACAGGCAAAACGAGAACCcctggctggaaactgaagttagacacattcaaattagaaatgagGCAGGAAGTGTTCCCTGAGCGGGCGACTGGCCATTGGAGCAGACTgcccagggaagggagggggcccCATCTCGGTGTCGCCAGCTCCAGGCTGGAGGCTTCTGGAAGGAGCTTTAGCCACCACAAGCCGTGGGTTCCATATGGGTGTGAGGGGGGAAGTGAAACAGCTGGGCTAggccggaggtcagactagctgatctaaTGGCCCTGCCGTGAATGTACGGCTCTGACCCCGCTCTCCCGTCTCACAGGCGGAGGGATACGCAGAAGGTGACACAACGCTCTATCACCGCTTCACGCTGATGGATTTCCTCAAGGCCCCCAACCCTGTGGATTTTCTCTCCAAGGCCAACGAGGTGAGCGCCCAGGGCATGGCTGGCCCCCGTGGGAGCGGAGAAGGCAGGGCCCACAGGCTGGACCATGGGCATGTGTGCTGGGCTTGGCTCAGCCCCTCTGCTGGATGCCTGCAGTGCACTTAGCAGCACCCAGGGGCTTGCTGGTGGGACCCAGGGCCCTGACCttgggcttggggcaggggaagggttgCGGGGGCTGCTGGGCCTCgggaaggaggcagctgcagcctTTCCCCTCTGGCTCCTGTGCAGATCACGCTGGGGGACAGCGAGCTGGAGCGGCACAGCACCACCACCGAGGAGCTGCGCCAGTGCTGCCGGGACATCCGTGTGCTGGGCCGCAAGGAGCTCAGGTACGGGGGCGGGGGCACGCGGCCTGGGCTTGGGGAGTCTGGCATTGCCTGGGGTGGCTGGTTCTAACCCGCTGCCTCTCTGCTCAGGGCCCTGCTGAACTGGAGGACGAAGCTCCGTCGCTTTATGGCCAGAAAACTGAAGGAGCAGGCCAAGGAGTTGGACATCAGGTAGGACGAGAAACGTGGCTTCCAACATCAGCTGCCCCCTCCATGCACACCAGGGGGTGCTGTGACACCAGGGGGTGCTGTGACACTGGGAGCTCCATAGCTAGTACCCCCCAACTGGTTGCACTGGGGAGCCTAGCCCAGGGTTggctggtggggcagggccaggctgagtGACTCCATCTTCTGGCAGCTTGAGCTccggcgaggaggaggaggagggcggcGAGGAGGCGGTCGGGAAGACATCGCgagcagctggggatggagccgctgaggaggaggagatggagctgAGGCTGGCAGAGCTGAAGGCAGAGGAAGTGGCTGAGCTGAAGAGGTGAGTGCTGCCCTCCTAGGGGGCTGAGCGAGGGGATCTgggcacccaggggtgggggaagctcaGTGCTGTGAGCTCCCGCTATTTTCAGGCATGTGATGGGCTCGTCCTCAGCTGGGCTGGGGTGTCCAGCCAGCAGAAATGCTGCAGGGGGCTCTCCCTTGCCACACTTGGGCACCCCGGGAGCTCCCTgggtgcctgccccccccccgggtacTCCTATGTGCCTTGAGTGCCCCCATGGCTCCTCTCCCTTCAGACCTATTTCCAGGAGCAGTTTCCTTTGGCCTCAGGACTGCTGCCCTTCCCAGGGACCTCAGACACTCGCCCACCCCAGCGTACGAGGGAAGAAGAGGCCCtgagtgaagtgacttgcccaagctcccaaggtctgcagcagagctgggaatagaacccaggaatcctgccaGCCAGGCCTTCTCTGACACCCCTCACAAGACCCGGCTCCATGTGTCCccggcagcagctggagctcatTGCCTGGTGGCAGCCCACTGCTCTACCCCAGCATGATGGTtgcccttgggggtgggggggattgtgCCCCTTCCCCCATGACTGCAGAGCATGGCCCTGCAGCAGTAGAGAGCTGTGAGAGCtatgggcccagccctgcagctcagggGTCTCCATCTGGGGGGGACAGTCAGACAGACCCGCTGGGAGGCATCCTGGGCAGCCGGGCTCCCATCCTTGTGACAGCAGCCGTGGGGCACTGGCTGCAGCATGACACCCCTTCCCCGGCGGGGTTCTCcccaggaagaagaagaagatcctGAAGGAGCAGCGGAAGCAGCGTGAGCGCATTGAGCTGAAGATGGACCTGCCCGGTGTCTCCATCGCGGACGAGGGCGAGACTGGCATGTTCTCCCTCAGAACCATTGGCAAGACCCGGGTGAGGCTGCGGGGGCGACAGCTGGCTCCCCACCGGCGTGACGGCCAATGTCTgcttggggcagagctggggggttggTGGGCCTTGGGCAATGAGGAGGCTACAGGGGAGTGAGCAGGGCTAGGAGCGTGGCGGGTGGAGGGGCACTCCAGgtgggtgctgggctgggagagcGGCTGGCCAAAGGGGGAACtggcaggggaggaagaggagacgGGATGATTTGATTTCTGTGGGGCCTGGCTCCTGAAACTCGCTCCCTGGTCCTCAGCTGCTGAACGAGGTGGCCCGGGGTGATATGGCGTCTGCTGATGCCTTCCTGGAGGCGCCGCATGAAGAGGACGACGTGGCCCTCTCGGATCAGGACGATGCGGACGATGTGTCTCTGGCCAGCGACTTGGGCTCGGACGAGCTGGCCGACGTCGAGGAGCGGCTGCAGGAAGCCAAGCGGGGACTGGGCCCAAAGAGGTCAGAGCcattgtggggagcagggggcactcaaccacctgccctggggctggagggcaggtgagggatcctggcagctgcAGTAAAATCCCCCCGGTTGGAGCAGCTTGTGAACCAGCTTGGCCGTGAGTAGGGCGCTACCAAATTCATGTCCGTGAAAAACACGTcctggaccatgaaatctggtcttccctgtAAAATCTGGTCTCTTGTGTACTTTTTACCTAAGCAGCATTTCGCAAACTGGGGCTCCCGGCATTGCCCCtcctacttctgcgctgccttcagagctgggcagctggagagcggcagctgctggctgggagcccagctctgaaggcagcaccgccgccagcagcagcgcggaAGTGAGGGTGGCACGGCATTGGGGGGTCATcgctttttggggggggagggttggcgtgggctttacatgtttatattttgccatttttaaatacatattcgTGCTttgttacaacaccgtgaaatttaagTATCTGAAACTGTGACGttcaagctttttaaaattctgtgacTGAAATTTACGAAAAtgatgtgaatttggtagggccatggCCATGAGGGGTGCTGGGCAAACGACAGCCCCTCCGCTCTGGGCTCCCAGTAGGAGGCGCTGAGACTGGCTGGGGTGATGACCAGGCGGATGGAGTTGGCCTGCTTGGCCCTTAACCCTTGCAGCACTGCTGCAGTGGGAGGCTCTGCCCCATTTCCTAGGGGTTGTAGCCAGGTGGGCAGCTCTGCTGAGTGCCCCGCCTCGGGGAGCCCTGTGTGAAgcagcctggctgcccctgccaGGTCCCTGTCCGTGGCGCCAGGGCTGAGCGTGCCTGGCTGGCTGTGTTGCAGAGGGACCTTCCAGCAGctggcagaggaggagggggaggagaatcccctgctggtgcccctggaGGAGAAGTCGGTGCTGGACGAGAGGCAGACCACCCTGTGGTTTGGGAAGGTGAGTGCCCCCGCTGGCCAGGAAGGGccaggccctggggtggggggtgtcccaGCCCCTGTGCAGCGGCTCCAGCCTCACCTGGGTTCACCcgccctctgctggctggagctAGGTCTGCGCTGGCTCTGGCCTGGCGCCCTCTGGTGGCAGGACAGCACGTGTGAGCTGTGGTGCTAATGGCTGGCAGGAGACTCCTGAGCTACCCCAGGGAGGCCTGCCTGGGGCTGGgcagccacagggctggggaATTACATGGGCTCCAGCGACCCCAGGGGGGAGAGTGGGGAGCACAGTGGGAACAGCCCACGCATGAGGGCCTGTGTCcttgccccctcctcccagctacCCACGTGTCTCTCGCTGCCCCCTCCATccctgccagctccctgccacccACGTGTCTCCTGCTTCCACCTCCGTccctgccagctccctgccacccATGTCTCCCgctgcccctccaccctcccaccaGCTCCCTGCCACCCACGTGTCTCCcgctctcccccccgcccccggccagctccctgccacccatgtgtctcctgctctttccctcccccccctcccccccccggccagctccctgccacccACGTGTCTCTCATtgccccccagccagctccctgccaTTCACAggtctcccccctccagctccctgctacCCATGTGTTTCCCGCTGCCCCCTCCTCGCCAGCTCCCTGCCATTCACGTGTCTCttgctgccccccacctccctgccagcTCAGCCCTTCCTTCTGTGACTGAGCGCTCCCTGTCCCTAGGAGGTCTTTGCCGGCATTGAGGACGACGCAGACGAGGCCCTGGAGATCAGCCAGGCGCAGGTGCTGTCTGAGAGGAAGGAGCCGCCGCCAGGTGAGAAGGGGGCCATGGTGTGATGCACAGGGCCTGCTGTCCCTGGGGGTAGCACCCTTGGCAGCCAAGCCCGGGAGGAAGCTGGGCCCCCATTGTCCAGGTGAGGAACTGGCCACAAGGTCACAGAAGCAATTGGAGCTCTGGGTCCCCGGCCTGCTCTCGGGACCGCCTGAATGGGGGGAGTGTCTGGTGAGACAAGCTTGACCCTGGCTCAGCCCCCGCAGGGAAAGGGGCCCAGCCAAACAGGGCAGGGCGCAGGGCTCCCCTGCAGCTAACAGGCCGTCCCCATGCTGTCCATTCAGCCGgtgtggctggggcccctgggaaGCAGGATTTCCTCTTATCAGCATGACCAGCAGCAACGCCCCTCCCAGCAATGAGCTCCCTTGGGGGCCCCCCAGTCCGCCTCACCCACTGGCCTTGCTTGTCACACCCAGGGAACgtgaaggggaaggggcagaagaaGCTGCCCCCATCCCAGGATGGAGCTGCAGCAGAGGCTGGTCGCAGCGAAGCCCAGGGCGGGGGGAGCAGTGGCGAAGATGACTCTGACAGCAACAGCGACGAGGAGAGGTGAGGAGCAAATGGGGGTCGCTGGCCCGCCtggtgtgggggcggggtgggtgtAGCAGGGCCCCAGGCCCCCAGACTCTAGGCAGTGGGAGGGATGAGCTGGgggggctgcccctcccccccagtcctgAGCACCGTTGCCTTGGGAGACACTGTATGAGCGGCAGTGacagctcctctcttccccccagggAGACGTCGCAGAAGGGAAGGAAGCGGGCGCTGGTTGAGCCAGGTGGCTTCGAGGTGGTGCCCATTGAGGACCCAGGTGAGTTGAgtgggggctctgtgcagggaaaggcagccCTGCTGGGGTGTCTGCACCTCTGGACACCAGCatggagctcagggctgggtggtgggcACAGGGCATAAGGCCATGGATATCTGGCCATGGAGGTTTCTACtcgtgggggaattctgcaccactgcgcatgcgTAGAGTTTAAGtgccccacagatttctttgcttccctgcagaaaaatgactttctgacagggaagtaaagggaagccacaagagctgTCATGTGACCCTctccagcagtatgtttcgggtgcccagggcagccggcagagaggtaaatcactgtggggaacggggcgggactggggaagacccagctggtggctcctcccctgcacagcatctgggGTTGTCAGagccacccccagatttctcccccggctgtaggaagctctgcaaattcccccctcccccgcgcatcctgcacccattgctccccctgcacctggaccaccctgacgaGCCGCCTGGATCCTCATCCCACGAGCCCCaagcagctgcacctggatccccaccccactgagccctccacacccagacaccccctcccgctgagccccaaccactttcacctggacccccctgcagagtcccattaccattgcacctgGATCCTCCACTGAgccgcctgcacccagattgccccacacagaaccctctcaacccacacctggatccccccacgctaagcccctccacacttggattctgctgggctgagcctgcctgtccacacctggcacggaggggcagggccctggggtgtttctggggcaggcctggtccttgcgctgcgtcaggattgggtgcagcctcaccactgagtctgtgtcctggggGAGCTGCACTGTGATCTCCCACCCCTGAGCAGCCAGTGGCCTGTCCTCCCCACtgtcatgctggagcctccacatttattggacatataaaacttgcagaatttttcattttttggtgcagaattctctcAGGAGTAAACGGTTTCATATATGGAGGTGCCAGAGCCCAGGTGGGAGGGTTTGTAGCAGCCTGAGCCCATACTTGTccatcttctccccacccccccacagtgAAGCGAGCCCGTGTCCTGGATGCGGAGGGGCTCGCGCTGGGGTCTGTCATTGCCACCTCCAGGAAAGCCAAGCGGGACCTGATTGACAACTCCTTCAACAGGTACCGGGGCAGCAGTCAGTATGGGAGCAGCGGCGaccagctgctctgggcaggtcctgtggggggggggagcagcggCGCTGGGCGGGCGGACAGCTGTGATTTTGAGGGATCCATTCCCCCTTGGTTGCTCACTCTTGGGGAGAGAAGAGGGTGTGTTGCGGGAGGTGGATCCCTCATTTGAccccttctctcctgccctgTGGGTGTGAGTTGTGTCTGGCGGTCACTTTCTGTGGGGGTGGTGTCAGGTTTGACACCAGGTTtggttggcttgtttagcctaaccaaaagaaggctgaggggagatatgattgctgtctataaatatatca
The DNA window shown above is from Natator depressus isolate rNatDep1 chromosome 27, rNatDep2.hap1, whole genome shotgun sequence and carries:
- the FTSJ3 gene encoding pre-rRNA 2'-O-ribose RNA methyltransferase FTSJ3, coding for MGKKGKVGKSRRDKFYRLAKETGFRSRSSFKLIQLNRKFQFLPKSRALLDLCAAPGGWLQVASKFMPVSSLIIGVDLVPIKPIPNVVTLQEDITTEKCRQAVRKELQTWKVDVVLNDGAPNVGASWVHDAYSQANLTLMALKLACEFLSKGGWFITKVFRSRDYQPLLWIFQQFFRKVQATKPQASRNESAEIFVVCQGYLSPDKIDSKFFDPKFAFKEVEIQAKSVSELVTKKKPKAEGYAEGDTTLYHRFTLMDFLKAPNPVDFLSKANEITLGDSELERHSTTTEELRQCCRDIRVLGRKELRALLNWRTKLRRFMARKLKEQAKELDISLSSGEEEEEGGEEAVGKTSRAAGDGAAEEEEMELRLAELKAEEVAELKRKKKKILKEQRKQRERIELKMDLPGVSIADEGETGMFSLRTIGKTRLLNEVARGDMASADAFLEAPHEEDDVALSDQDDADDVSLASDLGSDELADVEERLQEAKRGLGPKRGTFQQLAEEEGEENPLLVPLEEKSVLDERQTTLWFGKEVFAGIEDDADEALEISQAQVLSERKEPPPGNVKGKGQKKLPPSQDGAAAEAGRSEAQGGGSSGEDDSDSNSDEERETSQKGRKRALVEPGGFEVVPIEDPVKRARVLDAEGLALGSVIATSRKAKRDLIDNSFNRYAFNEEEGELPEWFQQEEQQHRRKQLPLDRQTVEEYQQRWRQINARPIKKVAEAKARKKRRMLKKMEQMKKKAEAVVSTVDISEREKVAQLRSIYKKAGLGKEKREVTYLVAKKGVGRRVRRPAGVKGHFKVVDSRMKKDMRAQKGKEKTKRRRK